The Nocardioides houyundeii genome includes the window GCAGGTCGGGTGCTATCACCGTGTACGACGTGGCGAGGGACTCCAGGACAGGCAGCCACGTCCGGTGGTCGCAGCCCAGGCCGTGCAGCAGCAGGAGCGCGGGACCGGAGCCCATCATCACGTAGGCACGCCGGTGCCCGTGGAGCTCGACGTAGGAGACTTCGTACGCGCTGGTCATGGTGCGGCACCTTCCGATGGCGACTTGTGATCGGATTCAACCAGGCAACGACGCCGCCCTCGTAGCCTCACCAGGCCTCGTAACCCGCTCGAAACGTGGCCGGAGCGTCGACTAGCCTCCACGTGTGACCCACGGCGCAGGCTCGGACCCTCTCGCGGACCGCGAGCGCGTGGTGACCTCGCTGTCCCGCGCCTCCGGAGCCCTGAGCACCGGTGCCATGGCGCGCATGGAGTCGGAGATGCCCTGGTTCCGCGAGCTCAGTGCGGCTGACCGGTCGTGGGTGGGCCTGATCGTCCAGGCCGGCATCAAGGGCTTCGTCGACTGGCTGGGCGCCGCGCCCGCTCCGCACGAGCAGGGCCCGGCAGGGCACGCGCTGGCCACGATCGTCTTCGGGGCCGCGCCTCGGGAGCTGGCGGGTGTCATCAACCTGCAGCAGACGGTCGAGCTGATCCGGCTCAGCATCGACGTCGTGGAGTCGAACATCGACGCGCTGCTGTCCCCCGCCGACTCCCCCGCCGTCCACCAGGCCGTCATGCGCTACGCCCGCGAGGTCGCGTTCGCCACCGCCGAGGTCTACGCGCGGGCGGCGGAGTCGCGCGGAGCCTGGGACGCTCGCCTGGAGGCCCTGGTGGTGGACGCGGTGATCCGCGCCGAGCCCGACGAGGCGCTGCTCTCGCGGGCCAGTGCCCTCGGCTGGGGGATCCACGGCGACGTCGCGGTGGTGCTGGGTCCCGTCCCGCTCGCGCGCACCGACAACGACGCTTTCGAGGAGGTACGCCGACTGGCCCGGGCCGCCGGCATGGACGCACTGTGCGCCACCCAGGGCGACCGCCTGGTGGTCGTGCTGGGCGGGGTCCGGGACGCGCGTGCGGCGGCGACCCGCATCGTCTCCATGTTCGGTGCCGGACCCGTCGTCGTGGGTCCGGTGACCGCCGGACTGGAGTTCGCCCACATCTCCGCCCGCGCCGCCCTCTCGGCCCAGCGCGCTGCCTCGGGGTGGCCGAGCGCCCCCCGTCCGGTGACGAGCGAGGAGCTGTTGCCCGAACGGGCGCTGGCCGGGGACGGCCATGCCCGCCGACACCTGGTGGAGGAGGTCTACCTCCCGCTGTGCGCCGCCAAGGGCCTGGCCGAGACGCTGGCGGTCTACCTGGACCAGGGCTCCTCGACCGAGGGGGCCGCGCGGGTGCTGTTCGTGCACCCCAACACCGTGCGGTACCGGCTGCGCCAGATCGCCGACCTCACCGGGTTGAGCCCCACGGCGCCGCGGGAGGCGTTCACTCTGCAGATCGCCCTCGTGCTGGGACGCCAGTCAGGGCGTTGAGGGGCGCGACTTTGTGGGAACCCCACAAAATTGTCCGCTGATCTTTCGTGCTAGCCCGAGCAGAGATGCTCGCCGCGAACGGGCACAGTGGTTGGCGTGCTCGTCATCGTCGCCCCCGGCCAAGGGGCCCAGTCCCCCGGATTCCTCGCTCCCTGGATCGAGGACCCGGTCTTCCGCGCCCGCTTCGAGTGGCTCTCCACCGTGGCGGGACTTGACCTCGTGCGTCACGGGACGCTCTCGGACGCCGAGACGATCCGGGACACCCAGATCGCTCAGCCGTTGCTCGTGGCCACCGGCCTGGTCGCCGCCCTGGAGCTCTTCCCCCACCCGTCCGACGCGTTCCGGCGCATCGGCGCGGTCGCGGGCCACAGCGTCGGGGAGCTGACCGCGGCGGCGGGCGCCCGCGTCATGACCGCAGAGCAGGCCATGGTGCTGGTGCGGGAGCGGGGCCGGGCGATGGCGGACGCGGCCGCGGTGCGCCCGACCGGGATGACCGCAGTCCTCGGTGGCGACCGCGAGGAGGTGCTGGCGACGCTGCAGTCCCTCGGCCTGACCGCGGCCAACGACAACGGTCCGGGCCAGCTCGTGGCCGCGGGCACCACGGAGCAGCTCGCCGCGCTGGCGCAGGCACCGCCGGCGAAGGCACGTCTGATGCCGCTCAGCGTCGCGGGCGCCTTCCACACCTCGCACATGGCGCCTGCGGTGAGCCACCTCGCAGGACTGGCCCGTTCGGTGTCCACCCACGACCCGCGCACCCGGGTGATCTCCAACCGGGACGGCAACGTGGTCCACGACGGCCGCGAGGTGCTGGCCCGCATCGTGGGCCAGATCGCCCACCCCGTCCGGTGGGACCTGTGCCTGGACACCATGACCGACCTGGGTGTCACCGGCATCTTGGAGATGCCTCCCGCGGGCACCCTGACCGGCATCGCCAAGCGAGCCCTGAAGGGCGTCGAGACGTTCGCCCTCAAGACCCCCGAGCAGCTGGACGAGGCCCGGGCCTTCGTGGAGCGGCACGGGGAGCCTTCCCCATCGATCTCTCCCCCACGTGGCGGATGGTGGTGGCCCCCGTCAAGGGCACCTTCCACCAGTCCCGGGAGGCCGCCGGCGCGACCGCCCTGGCCGCGGGCAGCATCATCGGTGACGTGGCCAGCCTGCGGGACCGGCTGCCCGTGGCGGCGGCGCACGGCGGTCAGGTCGTCGAGTGGCTCGTCGAGGACGGCGACCTGGTGTCACCGGGCCAGCCGCTGCTGCGCCTGCACCCGGAGTCCTCCTGATGCCCCTGACCGCGCTCACCGGCGCACCGCATGCCCGGATCCTCGGTCTGGGTGCCTACCGTCCGGCTCGGGTGGTGTCGAACTCCGAGCTGGTGGCGGCAATCGACTCCAGCGACGAGTGGATCCAGCAGCGCTCCGGCATCCGGCAGCGTCGGTTCGCCTCGCCCGAGGAGACGGTCCAGGCGATGGGGGTGGCGGCCTCGCGACAGGCACTGGAGAGGGCCGGGATCGCACCGGAGCAGATCGACTGCGTCGTCGTCGCGACCATCAGCCACCTGCTGCAGACCCCGGCCGTGGCCACCGCCATCGCGCACGAGATCGGCACCCAGCAGGCCGCGGCCTTCGACATCTCCGCCGCCTGCGCCGGCTTCTGCCACGGCATCGCCCTCGCCTCCGACCTGGTCCGCGGAGGGACCGCCTCCCACGTGCTGGTGGTCGGCGTGGAACGGCTCAGCGACCTCACCGACCTGGAGGACCGCGGAACCGCCTTCATCTTCGCCGACGGCGCGGGTGCGGCGGTGGTCGGACCCAGCAACACCCCCGGCATCGGGCCCGTGGTCTGGGGCTCGGACGGCGAGCAGTTCGACCTGATCCGCCAGCGTGAGGACTGGCGCGACGTCGTCGGCACCGCGCTCACCCCGGGCAGTGGCGTCATGCCGCACCTGACGATGCAGGGCAGCGCCGTGTTCCGGTGGGCCTCCTTCACGATGGCCAAGATGGCGCAGCAGGCCATCGACCGCGCGGGGATCAGCATCGACGACCTGGATGTCTTCGTGCCTCACCAGGCCAACATGCGCATCATCGACGCCATGGCGCGCGCGATGAAGCTCCCCGAACGGGTCCGGATCGCCCGGGACGTCGCCGAGCAGGGCAACACCTCGGCCGCGTCGGTCCCCATGGCCCTGGCCCGGATGATCGAGGAGGGGGAGGCTCGCTCCGGCGACCTGGCCCTGCTCATCGCCTTCGGCGCCGGTCTCACCTACGCCGCACAGGTCGTCGTCGTGCCCTGACCTCGCGTCGGCACCAAGAGCTCCAGCCCTCACCACCCACAGTTCGACCCAGCAAACCCACCAAGAGAAGGAAGCACATGGCCACCACCGAAGAGATCCGCTCCGACCTCGCCGAGATCGTCAACGAGGTCGCAGGCATCGAGAACGACGACGTCCAGCTCGACAAGTCGTTCGTCGACGACCTCGACGTCGACTCACTTTCCATGGTGGAGGTGGTCGTCGCCGCGGAGGAGAAGTTCGGGGTCTCGATCCCCGACGACGAGGTCAAGAACCTCAAGACGGTCGGCGACGCCGTCGCGTTCATCGAGCGCGCGCTGGTCTGACCCACCTGGGCCGGTGGTGCACCACACCACCGGCCCACCCCCACCTCCCCTCTACCGAACGGAACGCTGAACCATGACCTTGCGTCGCGTCGTCGTCACCGGCCTGGGCACCACCAGCCCCCTGGGCGGTGACGTGCCCACCACCTGGCAGGCCATGCTGGCCGGTCAGTCCGGCATCCGCCCGCTCGAGGACGACTGGGCCCAGGAGATGCCGGTCAAGATCGCCGGTCGGGTAGCCGTCGAGCCCTCCGAGGTGCTGGACCGGGTCAAGGCACGACGCCTGGACCGATCCGCCCAGTTCGCGATGATCGCGGCGCGGGAGGCCTGGGCGGACTCCGGCCTCGACGCCGCTCCCCCGGAGCCCGAGCGGCTGGGCGTGGCGATCGCGTCCGGCATCGGCGGTGTCACGACCCTGCTGGACAACTACGACGCACTGCGCGACCGGGGCCCCCGGCGGGTCTCGCCACTGGCGGTCCCGATGCTGATGCCCAACGCTCCGGCAGCCAACGTCTCCCTGGCGTTCGGCGCCCGGGCAGCAGTGCACGCGCCCACCTCCGCGTGTGCCTCGGGCAACGAGGCGATCTCCATGGCGATCGACCTGATCCGGCTCGGCCGCGCCGACGTAGTCCTGGCCGGCGGCACCGAGGCGGCCATCCACCCGCTGCCGATGGCGGCCTTCGCCAACATGATGGCGCTCTCCAAGAGCACTGCCGATCCCACGAAGGTGTCCCGTCCCTGGGACAACGGACGTGACGGCTTCGTGCTCGGCGAGGGCTCCGGCGTACTGGTCCTGGAGTCCGAGGAGCACGCCAGAGCGCGCGGCGCCCGCGTCTATGCCTACGCCCTGGGAGCCGGCATCAGCAACGACGCCCACGACATCGCACAGCCCGACCCTGAGGGACGGGGCGGCACTCGCGCCATCCGCCAGGCCATCGAGGCCGCGGAGATCTCCCCCTCCGACGTCAAGCACGTGAACGCCCACGCCACGTCCACCCCGCTCGGCGACGTTGCCGAGGGGCTGATGCTGCACACCGTGCTGGGCTCGGCGGTCACCGAGTGCGTCGTGACCAGCACCAAGTCCATGACCGGCCACCTGCTCGGCGGCGCCGGAGCCCTGGAGGCGGTGGCGACCGTGCTGGCCCTGCACGAGCGCATGAGCCCGCCGACGATCAACCTGGACGACAAGGACGAACGCGTGGACCTCGACATCCCCACCGCCCCTCGAGCGCTGCCGACCGGCCAGATCGCGGCGCTGAACAACTCCTTCGGCTTCGGCGGCGCCAACGTGGCCGTGGCCTTCGGCACCGCTGGAGGCGACCAGTGACCCCGGTGCCCGGAGAGGCACCCCCGGCCACTGCGGAGCAAGGCACCGCTGGGCAGGGAACGGCCAGGAACGCCACCAAGGTGCCGCGCGCGCAGGACCCGCGCCATCCGGGCCACCGGCTCACCGCCCTGTTCGACGAGGGCACCACCACGTTCATCAGCGCCGACGACGACTCCGGCATGCTGGCCGCCGTCGGTCGGGTCCACGGATCCCCGGCTGTGGCGTTCTGCTCCGACGCCACCGTGATGGGTGGCGCCATGGGGGACGTCGGGTGCCGGGTCGTCGTCGACGCGTATCACCGCGCCCTCGCCGACGGGGTGCCGATCATTGGCCTGTGGCACTCGGGCGGGGCGAGACTGGCCGAGGGCGTCCTGTCCCTGCACGCGGTCGGGCGCATCTTCCACGCCATGACCCAGGCCTCCGGCAAGATCCCGCAGGTCTCGGTGGTGCTGGGCCCGGCCGCCGGGGGCGCGGCCTACGGACCCGCGCTGACCGACGTGGTGATCCTCGGACCCGAGGGACGGATCTTCGTGACCGGGCCGGACGTGGTCCGCTCGGTCACCGGGGAGGACGTCGACATGCTGCGCCTCGGCGGGCCCGAGCCGCACGGGCGCCGCTCGGGCGTCGTGCACATCCTCACCGACTCCGAGACCGAGGCCCTGGAGCGCGCTCGGGGCATGACCCACCTCCTCGGCACCCAGGGCATGCTGGAGAAGCACGCCGTGGCCGACGTGGACCTGGCTGCCCTGCTGCCGGAGTCGCGCAAGCGCGCCTACGACGTTCACCCCTTGGTGGAGGCGGTCCTGGACGAGGGCACTGCCCAGGAGCTCCACGCGCGCTGGGCGCCCAACATCGTCACGACCCTGGGGCGCTTCGGCGGTCGCACGGTGGGCGTGGTGGCCAACAACCCGCTGCGGCTCGGAGGCTGCCTGGACTCCCTCTCCGCGGAGAAGGCGTCGCGGTTCGTCCGGATGTGCGACGCGTTCGGTGTGCCTCTGATCGTGCTGGTGGACGTCCCGGGATACCTGCCGGGCGTGGGCCAGGAGTGGGACGGCGTGGTACGCCGGGGCGCCAAGCTGCTGCACGCGTTCGCCGAGTGCGTGGTCCCCCGGGTGACCCTGGTGACGCGGAAGAGCTACGGCGGCGCCTACATCGCCATGAACGCCCGCTCGCTGGGCGCCACCCGGGTCCTGGCCTGGCCGGGGGCGGAGGTGGCTGTCATGGGCTCCGTGGCCGCCGTGCGCGTCCTGCACCGACGCAAGCTGGCAGAGGTGTCGGTGGAGATCCGACCGCGCGTGGAGGCCGAGCTGGCAGCCGAGCACGAGACGATCGCCGGCGGCGTGGAGCGGGCCGTGGAGATCGGGGTGGTCGACGAGGTGGTCGAGCCGTCCCGGACCCGCACCGCCATCGCGGAGGCCCTGGAGCGCGAGGTCTCAGCGGCCGGCGTCCGACGCGGGAACCACGGCAACATCCCGCTCTGACGGCCGGCGGTCACCGTGCTGCACGACGGTGACGGCACCGGCCAGGAACGACGTCAAGCCCGCCTCCCGGGACTCGGGAGGCGGGCTTTCGACGTCGGGGGTGCTCTGCCCCTACGCGGTGGTCCAGGTCAGACGACTTGGTGCAGCCACCGGACCGGAGCGCCGTCGCCGGCGTGCCGGAATGACTCCAGCTCGTCGTCCCAGGGCTTGCCCAGCAGCTTGTCGATCTCCAGCAGCATGGTGGTCTCACCCAGAGCGGCCTTGACGACGGCAGCCTTGAGCCGATCCTCGGGAATCATGATGTCCCCGTGCAGACCGGTCACGGCGTGGAAGACGCCGAGCTCGGGGGTGAACGAGTAGCGCGCTCCCTCCGTGGAGGCAGTCGGCTCCTCGGTGATCTCGAAGCGCAGGTGGTTCCAGCCACGCAGGGCAGACGCCACTGCGGCAGCCG containing:
- a CDS encoding DUF3145 domain-containing protein; protein product: MKEVTVTTRTAPRPNGPGTRGILFVHSTPSALCPHIEWAVGGVLGVVVNLDWIPQPAQPGTYRAELSWSGAAGSAAAVASALRGWNHLRFEITEEPTASTEGARYSFTPELGVFHAVTGLHGDIMIPEDRLKAAVVKAALGETTMLLEIDKLLGKPWDDELESFRHAGDGAPVRWLHQVV
- a CDS encoding acyl carrier protein, whose translation is MATTEEIRSDLAEIVNEVAGIENDDVQLDKSFVDDLDVDSLSMVEVVVAAEEKFGVSIPDDEVKNLKTVGDAVAFIERALV
- a CDS encoding PucR family transcriptional regulator, with protein sequence MTHGAGSDPLADRERVVTSLSRASGALSTGAMARMESEMPWFRELSAADRSWVGLIVQAGIKGFVDWLGAAPAPHEQGPAGHALATIVFGAAPRELAGVINLQQTVELIRLSIDVVESNIDALLSPADSPAVHQAVMRYAREVAFATAEVYARAAESRGAWDARLEALVVDAVIRAEPDEALLSRASALGWGIHGDVAVVLGPVPLARTDNDAFEEVRRLARAAGMDALCATQGDRLVVVLGGVRDARAAATRIVSMFGAGPVVVGPVTAGLEFAHISARAALSAQRAASGWPSAPRPVTSEELLPERALAGDGHARRHLVEEVYLPLCAAKGLAETLAVYLDQGSSTEGAARVLFVHPNTVRYRLRQIADLTGLSPTAPREAFTLQIALVLGRQSGR
- a CDS encoding beta-ketoacyl-ACP synthase III produces the protein MTALTGAPHARILGLGAYRPARVVSNSELVAAIDSSDEWIQQRSGIRQRRFASPEETVQAMGVAASRQALERAGIAPEQIDCVVVATISHLLQTPAVATAIAHEIGTQQAAAFDISAACAGFCHGIALASDLVRGGTASHVLVVGVERLSDLTDLEDRGTAFIFADGAGAAVVGPSNTPGIGPVVWGSDGEQFDLIRQREDWRDVVGTALTPGSGVMPHLTMQGSAVFRWASFTMAKMAQQAIDRAGISIDDLDVFVPHQANMRIIDAMARAMKLPERVRIARDVAEQGNTSAASVPMALARMIEEGEARSGDLALLIAFGAGLTYAAQVVVVP
- the fabF gene encoding beta-ketoacyl-ACP synthase II; its protein translation is MTLRRVVVTGLGTTSPLGGDVPTTWQAMLAGQSGIRPLEDDWAQEMPVKIAGRVAVEPSEVLDRVKARRLDRSAQFAMIAAREAWADSGLDAAPPEPERLGVAIASGIGGVTTLLDNYDALRDRGPRRVSPLAVPMLMPNAPAANVSLAFGARAAVHAPTSACASGNEAISMAIDLIRLGRADVVLAGGTEAAIHPLPMAAFANMMALSKSTADPTKVSRPWDNGRDGFVLGEGSGVLVLESEEHARARGARVYAYALGAGISNDAHDIAQPDPEGRGGTRAIRQAIEAAEISPSDVKHVNAHATSTPLGDVAEGLMLHTVLGSAVTECVVTSTKSMTGHLLGGAGALEAVATVLALHERMSPPTINLDDKDERVDLDIPTAPRALPTGQIAALNNSFGFGGANVAVAFGTAGGDQ
- a CDS encoding biotin/lipoyl-binding protein, giving the protein MVVAPVKGTFHQSREAAGATALAAGSIIGDVASLRDRLPVAAAHGGQVVEWLVEDGDLVSPGQPLLRLHPESS
- a CDS encoding acyl-CoA carboxylase subunit beta, whose protein sequence is MPRAQDPRHPGHRLTALFDEGTTTFISADDDSGMLAAVGRVHGSPAVAFCSDATVMGGAMGDVGCRVVVDAYHRALADGVPIIGLWHSGGARLAEGVLSLHAVGRIFHAMTQASGKIPQVSVVLGPAAGGAAYGPALTDVVILGPEGRIFVTGPDVVRSVTGEDVDMLRLGGPEPHGRRSGVVHILTDSETEALERARGMTHLLGTQGMLEKHAVADVDLAALLPESRKRAYDVHPLVEAVLDEGTAQELHARWAPNIVTTLGRFGGRTVGVVANNPLRLGGCLDSLSAEKASRFVRMCDAFGVPLIVLVDVPGYLPGVGQEWDGVVRRGAKLLHAFAECVVPRVTLVTRKSYGGAYIAMNARSLGATRVLAWPGAEVAVMGSVAAVRVLHRRKLAEVSVEIRPRVEAELAAEHETIAGGVERAVEIGVVDEVVEPSRTRTAIAEALEREVSAAGVRRGNHGNIPL